In Labilibaculum sp. DW002, one DNA window encodes the following:
- a CDS encoding dipeptidyl-peptidase 3 family protein, which translates to MRKIASIALLLAMSLSFVACNEKPVKQTEVSPTQKLVDQYAEFELTTDISKLTEKEKQMLPILIEVSEIMEEIFWKDAIGDKTEYLSKLTDPAEIAYSKINYGPWDRLENNEAFLEGFDAKPKGANFYPGDMTQEEFDAIDDEMKTDWYTKIQRDANGDLKVVPYHVAYKEQHEKASALLLKAAELAEDTGLKKYLELRAQALLTDDYLASDMAWMDMQDNTIDFVVGPIETYEDALYGYKASHSAQILVKDKVWSKTLSRFGALLPRLQESLPVPAKYKAEKANANADMNAYDVIYYGGDCNAGSKNIAINLPNDPRVHLAKGSRKLQLKNAMQAKFDKILTPISNLLIDESQRKHVKFDAFFENTMFHEVAHGLGIKYTLADKNLTVRKALKDAYTSIEEGKADILGLYMVTKLAEWGEIKDKDLMDNYVTFMAGIFRSVRFGAASAHGKANMIRFYHFEETGAFTRDEATGTYKVDFEKMKAAMISMGEMLMILQGDANYEGAKKLIAEKGNIREALQADLDRVNNAGIPKDIVYKQGVKVLGL; encoded by the coding sequence GGTTGATCAGTACGCTGAGTTTGAGTTAACAACAGACATCAGTAAATTAACTGAGAAGGAAAAGCAAATGCTTCCTATTCTGATTGAAGTGTCAGAAATTATGGAAGAGATTTTCTGGAAAGACGCTATTGGCGACAAAACAGAATACCTTTCAAAACTGACAGATCCTGCTGAGATTGCTTATTCAAAAATCAATTATGGGCCTTGGGACAGATTAGAAAATAACGAAGCTTTTCTTGAAGGTTTCGATGCCAAACCTAAAGGTGCTAATTTCTATCCTGGCGATATGACTCAAGAGGAGTTTGATGCGATTGATGATGAAATGAAAACCGATTGGTACACAAAAATTCAGCGTGATGCAAATGGTGATTTAAAAGTGGTTCCTTACCACGTAGCTTACAAAGAGCAACACGAAAAGGCATCTGCTTTATTATTAAAAGCTGCTGAGCTTGCTGAAGATACTGGTCTTAAAAAGTATTTAGAGTTACGTGCACAAGCGTTACTTACTGATGACTATTTAGCTTCGGATATGGCATGGATGGATATGCAAGACAACACTATTGATTTCGTTGTTGGTCCTATCGAAACTTACGAAGATGCTCTTTATGGATACAAAGCTTCTCACTCTGCTCAAATTTTAGTTAAGGATAAAGTTTGGTCTAAGACGCTTTCTCGTTTTGGTGCTCTTCTTCCTCGTCTGCAAGAAAGTCTTCCTGTTCCTGCAAAGTACAAAGCCGAAAAAGCGAATGCTAATGCAGATATGAATGCTTACGACGTCATTTACTACGGTGGTGACTGTAACGCAGGTAGCAAGAATATCGCTATCAACCTACCAAACGACCCAAGAGTGCATCTTGCAAAAGGTAGTCGTAAACTTCAGTTGAAGAATGCAATGCAGGCTAAATTTGATAAAATTCTAACGCCTATTTCAAACTTATTGATTGATGAATCTCAGCGTAAGCACGTGAAATTCGATGCTTTCTTCGAGAACACAATGTTCCATGAAGTTGCTCACGGTTTAGGTATCAAATACACACTTGCTGACAAAAACTTAACTGTTCGTAAAGCTCTTAAGGATGCTTATACTTCTATTGAAGAAGGTAAGGCTGACATCTTAGGTCTTTATATGGTAACTAAGCTTGCTGAGTGGGGCGAAATCAAAGACAAAGATCTAATGGATAACTATGTAACCTTTATGGCTGGTATTTTCCGTTCTGTACGTTTTGGTGCTGCAAGTGCTCACGGCAAGGCTAACATGATTCGTTTCTACCACTTTGAAGAAACTGGAGCTTTCACTCGTGATGAGGCAACAGGAACTTACAAAGTTGATTTCGAGAAAATGAAGGCTGCAATGATCTCAATGGGTGAGATGTTGATGATTCTTCAAGGTGATGCTAACTACGAAGGCGCTAAGAAATTGATCGCTGAAAAAGGTAACATTCGTGAAGCACTTCAAGCTGACCTTGATCGTGTAAACAATGCTGGTATTCCTAAAGATATCGTTTACAAGCAAGGCGTTAAAGTACTAGGTTTGTAA
- a CDS encoding MarR family winged helix-turn-helix transcriptional regulator, whose amino-acid sequence MNKVDLETSVNHHIAISAIMIKRVFYKILSDNKLNITPEQWNVLYRLTETDGMTISELSNAIYKDMANTSRMTKKLETAGFVEKRRDDIDKRIFKLFITDKGRELTNQLHKCAFESTMVATEGVEEKAKEILVKSLKQVILNTENFLK is encoded by the coding sequence ATGAACAAAGTAGATCTAGAAACATCCGTAAATCATCATATTGCCATAAGTGCAATCATGATAAAGCGCGTATTTTATAAAATATTAAGCGACAACAAACTGAATATCACTCCAGAACAATGGAATGTTTTGTATCGCCTTACAGAAACCGATGGCATGACTATTAGTGAGTTAAGCAATGCAATATACAAAGATATGGCAAATACGAGCAGAATGACTAAAAAGCTTGAAACTGCCGGTTTTGTAGAAAAAAGAAGAGATGATATTGACAAAAGAATATTCAAACTATTTATTACTGATAAAGGCAGAGAATTAACCAATCAGCTTCATAAATGTGCCTTTGAATCTACAATGGTTGCAACCGAAGGAGTTGAAGAAAAGGCAAAAGAAATATTGGTAAAAAGCCTTAAACAAGTAATCCTTAACACAGAGAACTTTTTAAAATAA
- a CDS encoding helix-turn-helix domain-containing protein — protein sequence MESNAQLELAQKFVQFTNTTIFLTGKAGTGKTTFLRQLKEELPKRMVVVAPTGVAAINAGGVTIHSFFQLPFGPILPGQILNADKNSKGENKSPLQKYRKEKIDIIKSLDLLVIDEISMVRADLLDGIDEVLRKFKNRNLPFGGVQVLLIGDLQQLPPVVKNEEWSLLRQHYDSAFFFSSKAFQKSQHVSIELKHVYRQNDENFIQILNEIRNNNLSQKSFQELEKRYLPNFNPTDQDGYITLTTHNARAQKINEEKLKQLKGKSQKFKANITGTFPEYSFPTEEHLQLKKGAQVMFVKNDSSPEKLYYNGKIGTVSGFKDDAILVQCENDPFEIEVYPEDWHNIKYSINAETKAIEEDISGAFSQYPLKMAWAITIHKSQGLTFERAVIDANAAFAHGQVYVALSRCKTLQGLVLKSTLSKSGIICDHSVSQFTQHLEANPPQEANLDNSIRKYQFQLLEELYSYHDIYRFCNYCNKQLQDNSKSIKGNLTEKMNNALPLIGKELLEVGEKFVPTLKRFCLDQQDLHSNKEAQERISKASAYFVKKTEEHLQSILKDFSFETDNQGLKKVIEGHLKTINEKTSVKLLCLKSCLNGFITGEFQGIRAKAHFEKQSFRLKKPKEVVDENVKHPKLLRTLKKWRKELADRINAPVFYIASQQSLVDIANDLPSTPDALKSVKGFGKKKIERYGLDVIHMVSEYRQGANLGLLNFTSPEPVAEKKAVAKQNTKEISLDLYLDGKNIREIAAFRDLTVVTIEKHLAHYVGLGMLPLDKFVDKKKVKKIKKQLEKDGIEMLNECKQALGSDYSYSEIRFVQAFLRNAK from the coding sequence ATGGAAAGTAACGCTCAACTAGAACTAGCTCAAAAGTTTGTACAATTTACAAACACTACAATATTCCTTACCGGTAAAGCTGGTACAGGAAAAACGACCTTTTTGAGACAATTAAAGGAAGAACTCCCGAAACGAATGGTTGTTGTTGCGCCAACAGGTGTGGCGGCAATTAATGCAGGAGGTGTTACCATTCATTCCTTTTTTCAGCTGCCTTTCGGCCCGATATTGCCAGGGCAAATTCTTAATGCAGACAAAAACTCTAAAGGAGAAAATAAATCTCCTCTTCAAAAATATCGAAAAGAAAAAATTGACATCATTAAATCACTAGACCTACTTGTTATTGATGAAATAAGTATGGTTCGTGCAGATTTATTGGATGGAATTGATGAAGTACTGAGGAAATTCAAAAATAGGAACCTCCCATTTGGTGGTGTTCAAGTTTTATTGATTGGTGACTTGCAACAATTGCCTCCAGTTGTAAAAAATGAAGAATGGTCTCTTTTGCGCCAGCATTACGATTCAGCTTTCTTTTTTAGCAGTAAAGCCTTTCAAAAATCGCAACATGTCAGCATCGAACTGAAGCATGTTTATCGTCAAAACGATGAAAATTTTATTCAAATCCTAAACGAAATCAGGAATAATAACCTGAGTCAAAAATCTTTTCAGGAATTGGAAAAAAGGTATTTGCCAAACTTTAATCCTACTGATCAGGATGGTTATATCACCCTAACAACGCATAATGCCAGAGCTCAAAAAATTAATGAAGAAAAGCTAAAGCAACTAAAAGGCAAATCGCAGAAATTTAAAGCCAACATTACGGGTACATTCCCCGAATATTCTTTCCCAACCGAAGAGCATCTGCAATTAAAGAAAGGTGCGCAAGTAATGTTTGTGAAGAATGATAGTTCGCCAGAAAAACTCTATTACAATGGTAAGATTGGAACGGTAAGTGGTTTTAAAGATGATGCAATTCTGGTACAATGTGAAAATGATCCTTTCGAAATAGAAGTGTATCCAGAAGATTGGCACAACATTAAATACAGTATAAATGCAGAAACCAAGGCAATTGAGGAAGACATATCGGGTGCTTTTTCTCAATATCCATTAAAAATGGCTTGGGCAATTACCATTCATAAAAGTCAAGGATTAACATTCGAACGAGCTGTGATTGATGCCAATGCGGCATTTGCTCACGGACAAGTTTATGTGGCTTTGAGTCGTTGTAAAACGCTGCAAGGATTGGTTTTAAAATCAACGCTAAGTAAATCGGGTATTATTTGCGACCATTCGGTTTCTCAATTTACGCAGCATTTGGAAGCAAATCCTCCACAAGAAGCAAATCTTGATAATTCCATTCGTAAATATCAATTTCAATTGCTCGAGGAGTTGTATTCTTATCATGATATTTACCGATTTTGCAATTATTGCAACAAACAACTACAAGATAATTCGAAGAGCATAAAGGGAAATTTAACCGAGAAAATGAATAATGCATTGCCCCTAATTGGTAAAGAATTACTGGAAGTTGGTGAAAAATTTGTTCCTACATTGAAACGTTTTTGCTTGGATCAACAAGATTTGCATTCTAACAAAGAGGCACAAGAAAGAATCAGTAAAGCATCGGCTTATTTTGTAAAGAAAACCGAAGAGCACCTGCAATCCATTTTGAAAGATTTTAGTTTCGAAACAGATAATCAGGGATTAAAAAAGGTAATTGAAGGTCATCTTAAAACTATAAATGAGAAAACCAGCGTTAAACTTCTTTGCTTAAAATCTTGCTTAAACGGATTTATTACGGGAGAATTTCAGGGCATTAGAGCAAAAGCTCATTTCGAAAAGCAAAGCTTCCGATTGAAAAAACCTAAAGAAGTTGTTGATGAAAATGTAAAACATCCGAAACTACTTCGCACACTAAAAAAGTGGCGCAAAGAATTAGCCGATAGAATAAATGCTCCCGTTTTTTACATTGCATCGCAACAAAGTTTGGTAGATATTGCTAATGATTTGCCCTCTACCCCCGATGCGCTTAAAAGTGTGAAAGGATTTGGAAAAAAGAAGATCGAACGCTACGGACTAGATGTGATTCATATGGTTTCGGAATACCGCCAAGGAGCGAACCTCGGACTATTGAATTTTACAAGTCCTGAACCAGTAGCTGAAAAGAAAGCTGTAGCGAAGCAAAATACCAAAGAAATTAGCTTGGATTTGTATTTAGATGGCAAAAACATACGCGAAATTGCTGCCTTTCGTGATTTAACAGTTGTAACAATCGAAAAACATTTGGCGCATTACGTTGGCCTTGGAATGTTGCCTCTCGATAAGTTTGTAGACAAAAAGAAAGTGAAGAAGATAAAGAAACAACTTGAAAAGGATGGTATTGAAATGCTGAACGAATGTAAACAGGCATTAGGCAGTGATTATAGCTATTCGGAAATTCGATTTGTTCAGGCTTTTTTACGAAACGCAAAATAA
- a CDS encoding DUF2269 family protein, with translation MKQLSLTQKKWLKSVHLIAAGVWITTGIVMFLVQFLSDDVQSGDQLYLMNKIIHFIDMKILVPSAILCLLTGWMYSQFTKWGYFKHGWLIFKWFITVAIIVLGTIYSDPWISKLVDISGELGTNALTNSDYQWYDKSQNIMGVCMTSTLIITIFISVFKPAKSKKKIS, from the coding sequence ATGAAACAACTTTCACTTACACAAAAAAAGTGGCTAAAATCTGTCCATTTAATAGCTGCAGGAGTCTGGATTACAACAGGAATAGTTATGTTTTTAGTTCAATTTTTGAGCGATGATGTACAATCTGGCGATCAACTTTATTTGATGAATAAAATCATTCATTTTATTGACATGAAAATCCTCGTTCCTTCAGCAATCCTTTGTCTACTAACTGGCTGGATGTATTCTCAATTCACAAAATGGGGCTACTTTAAACACGGCTGGTTAATCTTTAAATGGTTCATTACAGTGGCGATAATTGTACTGGGTACCATTTACTCCGATCCTTGGATTTCAAAGCTAGTTGATATTTCTGGAGAACTAGGCACAAATGCTTTAACGAATTCGGACTATCAATGGTATGATAAATCGCAAAACATCATGGGTGTTTGCATGACTAGTACACTTATTATCACCATTTTTATATCTGTATTTAAACCTGCCAAATCAAAAAAGAAAATATCCTAA
- a CDS encoding ABC transporter substrate binding protein, which yields MNKSINILWRTSLLFMLILLFGFQASARKQRVLVLHSYHQGLNWTDNVSEGIQSVLAKDDNVELMFEYMDTKRNSDPEYLHEFAKLYGLKHQKNKFAAIIVSDNNALDFVRNYNSDFFKDTPIIFCSIDQFTSELVEGIDQVSGVTEEIDSKKTIEVALQLHPKAKQLVVINDNQTQSAILNRNNIKSFWPQLDTDVNLIFLENLSIEELVDQVQNLDPNSIIYLINFSRDKEGNFISYQENIEIIRAATKLPIYSSWEFYFNEGIVGGMITSGYNQGQFAAQITLDVLNGDDLNSIPIIQGGYNAFKFDYEQLKRFKILPKQLPKGSIISNQPPSIIRQYQTSLFVIIFGTLIMLVILRYSKIRIQQNEKKLIQENEELDRRVAERTKEVVFANEKLELQTEQILKQNTELEDHRHNLLELVKERTENLEEANLELKSSRKRLLRMLDANSDGVWEHNFENEQVYISKIIWDKLGYNSVTAADTKDLLCKLIHPEDLMLIKQKHKKNKMGHSLLFITEFRICTKKNEWMWFKAKGKILDYNEEGKPRNIVGTLINITERKEAEAKIKAEERKLRVSEKRWRSLIEQASDGILIYDTTGKILDANSAACNWLGYSTREILQLNYSEIDLNHSSSALHTYWRKLTTSTPSLSFESTQKRKDGSNFPVEIHLSLIELQDSKLILSVINDISIRQETERKILNAVINTEESERKRFATDLHDSIGPLLSSINLYLSSLGKFDSVIEKEQIIKASVDAVNEALVSIKEISNNLSPHILNDFGLEKAIQSFTNKINLSQTISISFYAEHMEERINEQVEVVIFRVVNELINNTIKHAKATNIEINLSREGNLISLIYIDDGIGFDAKEINAGTSTGMGLYNVLSRIRSLNGSHKIKSNPKRGGMMALVEINL from the coding sequence ATGAATAAATCGATTAACATTCTCTGGAGAACAAGCTTACTATTCATGCTTATTCTGCTTTTTGGCTTTCAAGCTTCGGCACGAAAACAAAGAGTATTGGTCTTGCATTCCTATCATCAAGGATTAAACTGGACTGATAATGTAAGCGAAGGCATACAATCTGTGCTTGCAAAAGATGATAATGTAGAATTGATGTTCGAATACATGGACACCAAGCGGAATTCAGATCCTGAATACTTGCATGAGTTTGCCAAGTTGTATGGCTTAAAGCATCAAAAAAATAAGTTTGCAGCTATTATTGTATCGGATAACAATGCCTTGGATTTTGTCCGAAATTACAACTCCGATTTTTTTAAGGACACACCAATTATTTTTTGTTCTATTGATCAGTTTACAAGTGAATTGGTTGAAGGAATAGATCAAGTATCAGGTGTTACCGAAGAAATTGACTCCAAAAAAACCATCGAAGTTGCCTTACAACTTCATCCGAAAGCAAAGCAATTAGTGGTTATCAATGATAATCAGACCCAATCGGCCATTTTAAATAGAAACAACATTAAATCTTTTTGGCCACAATTAGATACAGATGTAAACCTAATTTTTCTTGAGAATTTATCCATTGAGGAATTGGTAGATCAAGTTCAAAACCTTGATCCCAATAGCATTATTTACCTCATTAATTTTAGTCGCGATAAGGAAGGAAATTTCATCTCCTATCAAGAAAATATTGAGATTATACGTGCTGCGACAAAACTACCAATTTATAGTAGTTGGGAATTCTATTTTAACGAGGGAATTGTAGGTGGTATGATTACCAGCGGCTACAATCAAGGCCAATTTGCTGCCCAAATTACTTTGGATGTTTTAAACGGAGACGATTTAAACAGTATCCCTATTATACAAGGAGGATATAACGCCTTTAAGTTTGATTATGAGCAGCTTAAACGCTTTAAAATATTACCAAAGCAATTGCCTAAAGGAAGTATTATTAGCAATCAACCTCCATCCATTATTCGTCAGTACCAAACTTCCTTATTTGTCATCATATTTGGTACGCTTATCATGCTTGTTATTTTAAGGTATTCAAAAATTCGAATTCAGCAAAATGAGAAAAAATTGATTCAAGAGAATGAAGAATTGGACCGTAGAGTAGCTGAAAGGACAAAAGAAGTTGTGTTTGCAAATGAAAAACTAGAATTACAAACAGAACAAATTCTAAAACAAAATACAGAATTAGAAGATCACCGACATAACTTATTGGAGCTGGTAAAAGAGCGCACCGAAAATTTAGAGGAAGCCAATTTAGAACTGAAAAGTAGTAGGAAAAGGCTTTTGCGAATGCTTGATGCAAACTCAGATGGTGTTTGGGAGCACAATTTTGAAAACGAACAAGTATACATTAGTAAGATTATTTGGGATAAGCTTGGATACAATTCAGTTACGGCAGCCGATACGAAAGACCTTCTTTGCAAGTTGATTCATCCGGAAGATCTAATGCTGATCAAACAAAAGCACAAGAAAAATAAAATGGGCCATAGCCTTCTGTTCATTACAGAATTTCGAATCTGTACGAAAAAAAATGAATGGATGTGGTTTAAAGCAAAAGGCAAAATATTAGATTACAATGAAGAAGGTAAACCTAGAAATATTGTAGGCACTCTAATAAATATTACAGAACGTAAAGAGGCCGAAGCTAAAATTAAAGCCGAAGAACGTAAATTACGTGTATCCGAAAAAAGATGGAGATCTTTAATTGAGCAAGCATCTGATGGAATTTTAATTTATGATACAACGGGGAAAATTTTAGATGCCAATTCGGCTGCTTGCAACTGGCTAGGTTATTCTACGAGGGAGATTCTACAGCTAAATTATAGTGAAATAGACCTAAACCATAGCAGTTCTGCGCTGCATACTTATTGGCGAAAATTAACTACTTCTACCCCTTCTCTTTCTTTCGAATCTACTCAAAAGAGAAAAGATGGAAGCAATTTCCCTGTTGAAATTCACCTTAGTTTAATCGAATTACAAGACAGTAAGCTGATTTTATCTGTGATAAACGATATCAGTATAAGACAAGAAACAGAGCGGAAAATTCTAAATGCGGTTATCAATACAGAAGAGAGCGAGCGCAAAAGATTTGCAACAGATTTGCACGATTCCATTGGCCCATTACTTTCCAGTATCAACCTGTACCTATCCTCTTTAGGTAAATTTGATTCTGTAATTGAAAAAGAGCAAATCATTAAAGCTTCGGTTGATGCAGTAAATGAAGCATTGGTAAGCATCAAAGAGATATCAAATAACCTTAGCCCTCATATCTTGAATGATTTTGGATTGGAAAAAGCCATTCAATCATTCACAAATAAAATTAACCTTTCACAAACCATTAGCATCAGTTTTTATGCTGAACACATGGAAGAAAGAATCAATGAGCAGGTTGAAGTAGTTATCTTTAGAGTTGTTAATGAGCTAATTAACAACACCATTAAGCACGCAAAGGCTACTAATATTGAAATAAATTTATCCCGCGAAGGAAATCTTATTTCTCTTATTTATATTGATGATGGAATTGGTTTTGATGCCAAAGAAATTAATGCTGGCACATCGACCGGTATGGGGTTGTATAATGTATTGAGTAGAATTCGTTCTTTAAACGGTTCTCATAAAATAAAAAGCAATCCAAAAAGAGGTGGAATGATGGCATTAGTTGAAATTAACCTGTAA
- a CDS encoding RrF2 family transcriptional regulator, with protein sequence MLSKTAEYAIRALVYIQLQNWEEKRPGFKEIAKNIESPEHFTAKILQVLTRHDLIKSIKGRNGGFFFDKENEDLQLQKIIIAIDGEKSFTQCGFGFKICDHENKCPLHDDFSELRENYSFLIQKRTIQFLAKKILKGEAVLNQNIKQ encoded by the coding sequence ATGCTATCGAAAACTGCCGAATACGCTATACGAGCACTGGTTTACATCCAGCTGCAAAACTGGGAAGAAAAACGTCCTGGTTTTAAAGAAATTGCTAAAAATATTGAATCTCCGGAACATTTTACTGCAAAAATATTGCAAGTACTTACTCGACACGATCTAATTAAAAGCATTAAAGGGCGAAACGGCGGTTTCTTTTTCGATAAAGAAAATGAAGACCTCCAACTACAGAAAATTATTATCGCAATAGATGGCGAAAAATCCTTTACACAATGTGGCTTTGGTTTTAAAATATGTGACCATGAGAATAAATGTCCGCTGCATGATGATTTTTCTGAATTAAGAGAAAATTATTCTTTTTTAATTCAAAAACGCACGATACAGTTCCTTGCTAAAAAAATCCTTAAAGGAGAAGCGGTTCTAAATCAGAACATTAAACAATAG
- a CDS encoding FadR/GntR family transcriptional regulator has translation MPKEIFDNLREIVIEKPSDKIADQINELISSGQLKPGDKLPSERLLSEKLNVGRIYVRDAIRKLEFYGIVKTLPQSGTIVADNQDSAFVGMLTNALNLINPDYKSLMQVRNVLEIEAAGSAAEKAQPEDIKQMEEAVDLLAEKVSEGEAGLEEDLMFHVRIAEATKNDVLKYLISYLTSHMQNFSKKYDICRDKRNIKALKEHRQILEHIKNGDIDKSRESMRDHLSSLFDFTPKLK, from the coding sequence ATGCCGAAAGAAATATTTGATAATCTAAGAGAAATTGTAATTGAAAAACCTTCGGATAAGATTGCCGACCAAATAAATGAACTCATTTCCTCTGGGCAATTAAAGCCAGGGGATAAATTGCCTTCTGAAAGATTGCTTAGTGAAAAACTCAACGTCGGAAGAATTTATGTTCGAGATGCAATTCGAAAACTTGAGTTTTATGGTATTGTAAAAACACTTCCACAAAGTGGAACCATCGTTGCTGACAATCAAGATTCTGCTTTTGTTGGAATGCTTACCAATGCTCTAAATTTAATCAACCCCGATTACAAATCACTTATGCAAGTACGAAATGTACTTGAAATAGAAGCAGCAGGAAGTGCAGCTGAAAAAGCTCAGCCCGAAGACATTAAACAAATGGAAGAGGCAGTAGATTTATTAGCAGAAAAGGTATCGGAAGGTGAAGCTGGTCTGGAAGAAGATTTAATGTTCCATGTTAGGATTGCAGAAGCTACGAAGAATGATGTATTGAAATATCTAATATCGTATTTGACATCTCACATGCAAAATTTTTCGAAAAAATATGATATCTGCCGAGATAAACGGAATATAAAGGCTTTGAAGGAGCACAGGCAGATTCTGGAACACATTAAAAATGGTGACATTGATAAATCCAGAGAATCGATGAGGGACCACCTATCCAGTCTATTTGATTTTACCCCTAAGCTTAAATAG
- the ric gene encoding iron-sulfur cluster repair di-iron protein: protein MISQETSVGDIVKSHFQTVKIFDDHQIDFCCGGKQSLLEACEKKSLNAKELLKKIEIALKEPDLSPNFDHMSLADLMGYIKEKHHSYVREQIPMISKFLNKIETVHGNLHPEIELINYHFKQTVGQLTRHMEQEETELFPLIEQLENGENKTALLSAEETISTLVKHHENEGSRFEEISALTLGYEVPEGACRTYRASYDYLQAFEKDLHRHVHLENNILFPKAIELEQKQRKNK from the coding sequence ATGATTAGTCAGGAAACAAGTGTAGGAGATATTGTGAAGAGTCATTTTCAGACCGTTAAAATATTCGATGATCATCAAATTGATTTTTGCTGTGGTGGAAAACAAAGTTTATTGGAAGCATGTGAAAAAAAATCGCTTAATGCCAAAGAGTTATTGAAAAAAATAGAAATAGCCTTAAAAGAGCCAGATCTTTCCCCAAACTTTGATCATATGTCCTTAGCAGATTTAATGGGATATATCAAAGAAAAGCATCATTCCTATGTGCGTGAACAAATACCAATGATTTCTAAATTTCTTAATAAAATTGAAACCGTTCACGGCAATTTGCATCCCGAAATAGAACTGATTAACTATCATTTTAAACAAACGGTTGGACAGCTTACAAGGCATATGGAACAGGAAGAGACTGAACTTTTTCCTCTTATTGAACAATTGGAAAATGGAGAAAATAAAACAGCTCTACTTTCTGCGGAAGAAACTATTTCAACTCTTGTAAAACATCATGAAAATGAAGGATCTCGCTTTGAAGAAATTTCTGCATTAACCCTTGGTTATGAAGTGCCTGAAGGAGCTTGCAGAACCTATCGAGCTAGCTATGATTACCTACAAGCTTTCGAAAAAGACTTGCACAGACATGTTCATTTAGAAAACAATATCCTTTTTCCTAAAGCAATTGAATTGGAACAAAAGCAAAGGAAAAATAAGTAA
- a CDS encoding DUF1289 domain-containing protein → MEDIQSPCISICRQDSNGVCFGCRRTTEEIGNWSLYTNEQKEEVIKKASDRRNAPDTATGTFFR, encoded by the coding sequence ATGGAAGATATACAATCACCTTGCATTAGCATTTGCCGACAGGATAGTAACGGCGTGTGCTTTGGCTGCAGAAGAACCACAGAAGAAATTGGCAATTGGTCGCTATACACCAATGAACAAAAAGAAGAAGTAATTAAAAAGGCATCGGATCGTAGAAATGCACCCGATACCGCAACAGGTACTTTTTTTAGATAA
- a CDS encoding response regulator transcription factor, translating to MTEYKIMIVDDHKMFRSGLRFLLNNVPKIEIVGEASNGKEFLEMAENTQIDIVLMDINMPEMNGIEATREALKRYPDMKVIVLSMHGEEEYYDQMLDAGVKGFLLKNSDADELISALEAVMAGKSYFSQELLVDILDQKRLQKLKIETVKLSQRELEVLKLICDGYSNAEIAEELFISQRTVDRHRSNLLSKTSCKNSTSLVMYAVKNKIIEVE from the coding sequence ATGACTGAGTACAAAATAATGATTGTTGATGACCACAAAATGTTTAGAAGTGGTTTGCGTTTTCTTTTAAATAACGTACCTAAAATCGAAATAGTAGGAGAAGCTTCGAATGGGAAAGAGTTTTTGGAAATGGCCGAAAACACACAAATTGATATTGTATTAATGGATATCAATATGCCCGAAATGAATGGAATCGAAGCCACACGCGAAGCCTTAAAAAGATATCCAGACATGAAAGTAATTGTTCTTTCGATGCACGGAGAAGAAGAATACTATGACCAAATGTTGGATGCTGGTGTAAAAGGTTTTTTGCTTAAGAACTCCGATGCTGACGAACTTATTTCTGCATTGGAAGCAGTCATGGCTGGAAAAAGTTATTTCTCTCAAGAACTGTTGGTTGATATTTTGGATCAGAAGCGACTTCAAAAGCTAAAAATAGAAACCGTAAAACTATCGCAACGAGAATTGGAAGTTTTAAAATTAATTTGTGATGGCTATAGCAATGCAGAAATAGCTGAAGAATTGTTTATTAGCCAAAGAACTGTTGATCGCCACAGATCGAATTTATTGAGTAAAACTTCTTGTAAAAATTCAACCTCTCTTGTTATGTACGCAGTAAAAAACAAGATTATCGAAGTAGAGTAA